The DNA window TAACCACATCGGCGCGCATCATATCGCGACCGGTAAAGCCGGTGTCCGCATGGTAGCCATCAATGCCGATAAACGCCTTGCTGAAATGCACCTGCTGAATACATTGTCGCGTTAGCGGCCCGACCACGGTTTCGCTTTTTTTCTGATACAGGCCGCCCAGCACGATCACCTCGCAGTCGGTCTCTTTCAGCAGGTTGGCGATATAGTGGCTGACGGTGATCAGCGTGATGCGCTTGCGTTCGGCAATGTAGCGAGCCAACAGCGCGTTGGCACTGCCGCTTTCGATAAAGATGGTTTCATCGTCGTTAACCAGCGACGCGGCATATTGCGCCAGCTTTTGCTTGAGGGTGAAGTTGGACATCATGCGTGCATCGACGTCGTCACTTTCCAGCGCCAGCGCGGAACCATGCACCCGTTTCAAATAGCTGCGTTTCTCCAGCAGGTTCAAATCCTGACGGATTGTCACCTCAGAAACACCGGTAGCGGCAGCTAAATCGCTGACGCTGATGCGCCGACGATCGTTAACCAATTGCAATATTGTCTGTTGTCTTGAATTCATATCAACCTGATGTGCGGCCACCAAGGTGCGGCCGCTAATATTTGTTGTTTAAATAGTATGTTCTGTTCGCGCAATAATATCATCCTGCGCGTCAGGGGATAATGCGGTAAAGAACGCGGAATATCCAGCAACGCGAACCACTAAATCACGATACTGGTCAGGATGTTGCTTCGCTTCCAGCAGGGTTTCCCGCGACACAATGTTGTACTGTACGTGCCAGCCCAGGTAGGTCTCAAAGAAGGTGCGCAGCATCAACATCAGCTTTTCACGGTCGACCGGGTTTTCCAGCGTGGCCGGGTTGAGTTTCTGGTTCAGCAGCACGCCACCGAGGATTGAAGCGGTAGGCAACTTGGACAGTGAATTGAACACGGCAGTCGGCCCGAGATGGTCGGTACCTGATGCCGGGCTGGCACCTTCCGCCAGCGGCGTATGCGCTTTGCGCCCATCAGGGGTTGCCAGGGTAGCGGCACCAAAGGGGACGTTAGCCGAAATGGACGAAGTGCCTGCGTAGTAAGTGCCGCCAATCGGGCCACGACCAAAGCGGGTATTGTGGTACTGCGCGAGTTCGTCAATGTAGCTTTGATAAGCGCGTACCAGCAATTGGTCGACCTCATCCACGTCATTGCCGTATTTTGGCGCGGCGTTGAGCAACCGCTGACGTAACTGCTCGCCGCTCAGCCCGTCAAAGTCATTGGCCAGCGCTGCCGCCAACTGCTGCTGGCCGATCGCACCCTGTTCGAACACCAGTTTACGCACTGCCGCCAGGCTGTTGCCCAGGTTGGCGATACCGACCTGCAGGCCCGAAACCCAGTCGTATTTTGCACCGCCTTGCTTAATGCTTTTACCGCGTTCGATGCAGTCGTCCACCAGCGCTGAACACAGGATGTCATGAGCATTTTCTTCCAGCACGCTATCGACCACGCACTCAATTTCAATCGACTTACGGGTGTAGTAGCGGATCTGGCTGTCCCAGGCACCCAGCACCTGGTCGAAATGGCTGAAGTTGCCCCGCGACAACGCCAACTCCTGGGGCAGAAAGACTTTGCCGGAGGTGGCATCACGCCCTTGCTCCAGTGCTGCCAGCAATACTCGGGCGAAGTTGATAAAGCTCATGCCGGTGCAGCGATAACCCCATTTTCCGCCGACGGCGGTTTCGATGCAGCCGATCGCCGCATAATCATAGGCATCCTGAGGTTCCACGCCCAGCTTGATAAACTCCGGAATCACTATCTCATCGTTGTTGAAGGCCGGCATGCCAAACCCACAGCGGATCACCTGCACG is part of the Serratia quinivorans genome and encodes:
- the glpR_5 gene encoding Glycerol-3-phosphate regulon repressor, which encodes MNSRQQTILQLVNDRRRISVSDLAAATGVSEVTIRQDLNLLEKRSYLKRVHGSALALESDDVDARMMSNFTLKQKLAQYAASLVNDDETIFIESGSANALLARYIAERKRITLITVSHYIANLLKETDCEVIVLGGLYQKKSETVVGPLTRQCIQQVHFSKAFIGIDGYHADTGFTGRDMMRADVVNAVLAKGVENIVLTDSSKFGQIQPNPLTQQGKVHRVITDSRLSLDYQHQLKRQGIQLDIVND
- the csdB gene encoding 4-hydroxyphenylacetate decarboxylase large subunit, whose protein sequence is MTTLDLTTLTARTLAHKNALIHIVKPPVCTERAQHYTEAYQQHLDKPLPVRRALALANHLAKRTLRIDNDELIIGNQASELRAAPIFPEYTVSWIEDEIDQLADRPGAGFSISEENKAILHRICPWWRGQTVQDRCYGMFTDEQRALLATGIIKAEGNMTSGDAHLAVNFPLLLEKGLDGLRDKVDERRSRIHLTDWQELQQEQFLKAIDLTLEALSAHILRFAELARSMAQAESRHWRSEELQAIAENCELIAHRPPQTFWQALQLCYFIQLTLQIESNGHSVSFGRLDQYLYPWYRRDVELEQTLPRERAIEMLHSCWLKLLEINKIRSGSHSKASAGSPLYQNVTIGGQQLVDGSPRDAVNPLSYTILESCGRLRSTQPNLSVRYHAGMSSDFLDACVQVIRCGFGMPAFNNDEIVIPEFIKLGVEPQDAYDYAAIGCIETAVGGKWGYRCTGMSFINFARVLLAALEQGRDATSGKVFLPQELALSRGNFSHFDQVLGAWDSQIRYYTRKSIEIECVVDSVLEENAHDILCSALVDDCIERGKSIKQGGAKYDWVSGLQVGIANLGNSLAAVRKLVFEQGAIGQQQLAAALANDFDGLSGEQLRQRLLNAAPKYGNDVDEVDQLLVRAYQSYIDELAQYHNTRFGRGPIGGTYYAGTSSISANVPFGAATLATPDGRKAHTPLAEGASPASGTDHLGPTAVFNSLSKLPTASILGGVLLNQKLNPATLENPVDREKLMLMLRTFFETYLGWHVQYNIVSRETLLEAKQHPDQYRDLVVRVAGYSAFFTALSPDAQDDIIARTEHTI